In a single window of the Zea mays cultivar B73 chromosome 5, Zm-B73-REFERENCE-NAM-5.0, whole genome shotgun sequence genome:
- the LOC109939886 gene encoding salivary acidic proline-rich phosphoprotein 1/2-like, with protein MMQGMLMQMYSAQMGSPMGPQFTRPSQSGQTPNTNETQGSETGQGNPQMDIQWSMPPRGQILPPPQPGMGYWPPPPWGYPTHPMGPWGRPPWPTQPLPSHAL; from the exons ATGTATAGTGCTCAGATGGGATCTCCAATGGGACCCCAGTTCACCCGTCCGTCACAATCTGGACAGACCCCAAACACCAACGAAACACAG GGTTCTGAGACCGGACAAGGAAACCCACAGATGGACATTCAGTGGTCGATGCCTCCTAGAGGACAGATTCTTCCTCCTCCACAACCAGGTATGGGATATTGGCCACCACCACCATGGGGATATCCTACACATCCAATGGGGCCTTGGGGACGCCCCCCATGGCCAACACAGCCACTTCCATCACATGCG CTTTAG